The proteins below are encoded in one region of Bremerella sp. P1:
- a CDS encoding DUF1501 domain-containing protein, which yields MKHNFACNSLAHDLSRRQMLGTLAGAAAGTLGMGALLQPAMAEKIKSQGKQVLFIWLDGGISQLESWDPKPNTEFGGPFRAIPTAVPGVHFSELVPETAKRMDKLAVIRSMCTKDQNHSTGVPRVQRGDPKNRGVTYPFIGSALAKLMPPVKNDLPPYMHIKPGRGGYMWKDAGFLGAKYGALALGDGKPPIHIHRPDSIDDAVDVARGDLRRRLNNRFRQRRVDSEVDAYEYSYQVAEKLMKRKELFDDSLLPPKDVERYGTHPLGRHLLQARRLLEAGVQFVKVTSFHWDTHGDNFNMHLNLVPQIDRPFAAIIDDLDDRGMLDNVLVVLMSEFGRTPKINTRAGRDHWPEAWSVVLAGCGIKRGAVIGKTTANGAWVDSQEHDIGHLFHTIFHTMGIDAKKVEYVNDGQPLPIAHDDCSKISEVLS from the coding sequence ATGAAGCACAACTTCGCATGCAACAGCCTTGCACACGACCTTTCGCGGCGGCAAATGCTGGGTACGTTGGCTGGGGCAGCAGCCGGAACCCTTGGCATGGGTGCGCTCTTGCAGCCTGCCATGGCTGAGAAGATCAAATCGCAGGGTAAGCAAGTACTGTTTATCTGGCTCGACGGCGGCATCAGCCAACTGGAAAGCTGGGATCCTAAGCCCAACACCGAATTCGGCGGCCCCTTTCGTGCGATTCCCACCGCAGTGCCAGGCGTGCATTTCAGTGAGTTGGTACCCGAGACTGCCAAACGGATGGACAAACTGGCCGTCATTCGCAGCATGTGTACGAAGGATCAAAATCACTCAACCGGCGTTCCGCGTGTGCAGCGAGGTGATCCAAAGAATCGCGGGGTGACCTATCCATTTATCGGTTCGGCACTCGCCAAGTTGATGCCGCCGGTCAAAAATGACTTGCCTCCCTATATGCATATCAAGCCGGGACGCGGCGGATATATGTGGAAAGACGCTGGATTTCTCGGGGCAAAATATGGTGCGTTGGCCCTAGGGGATGGTAAGCCTCCGATCCACATTCATCGCCCTGATTCGATCGACGACGCGGTGGACGTCGCCCGCGGCGATCTACGACGCAGGCTAAACAACCGATTTCGCCAACGCCGCGTCGATTCCGAAGTCGACGCGTACGAGTATTCCTATCAGGTTGCCGAGAAGCTGATGAAGCGAAAGGAACTATTCGACGATTCGCTCCTGCCCCCGAAGGATGTCGAGCGGTACGGTACGCATCCGCTGGGGCGGCACCTTTTGCAAGCTCGGCGACTGCTGGAGGCCGGCGTTCAGTTCGTCAAAGTGACGTCGTTCCACTGGGACACGCATGGTGACAATTTCAATATGCACTTGAACCTTGTGCCGCAGATCGATCGCCCGTTTGCCGCCATAATTGATGATCTGGACGACCGTGGCATGCTGGACAACGTCCTGGTCGTGCTCATGTCTGAATTTGGTCGCACTCCCAAGATCAACACCCGGGCAGGCCGCGACCATTGGCCAGAAGCTTGGTCGGTGGTACTCGCCGGTTGCGGCATCAAGCGTGGGGCGGTCATCGGCAAAACGACTGCCAACGGCGCCTGGGTTGACTCACAGGAACACGACATCGGGCATCTGTTTCACACAATTTTCCACACAATGGGAATTGACGCCAAGAAGGTTGAGTACGTTAACGACGGGCAACCTCTGCCGATCGCTCACGACGACTGCAGCAAGATTAGCGAGGTGCTCTCCTGA